From Salvelinus fontinalis isolate EN_2023a chromosome 30, ASM2944872v1, whole genome shotgun sequence, one genomic window encodes:
- the LOC129828566 gene encoding 5-hydroxytryptamine receptor 7-like: MFVDADGTFNNSNMKSYAMEKVKEPGATNMISEALVAHLLKIAQEAAEAVTATSQSSTLLMENSTRCGEQILNYDKVEKVFIGGILTMLTLFTICGNLLVVISVCFVKKLRQPSNYLIVSLAVADLSIALAVMPFVSITDLIGGQWVFGQVFCNVFIAMDVMCCTASIMTLCVISIDRYLGITKPLTYPVRQNGCCMAKMVVCVWLLSASITLPPLFGWAQNVNDNKVCLISQDFGYTIYSTSVAFYIPVSVMLIMYYRIYHAAKLSAAKHTITGFPRVGEEEARGEEEEAMEEQEEEEDSVDCVSAALRLHREVEECTRFSRLMRSNRRNMSIFKREQKAAATLGIVVGAFSVCWMPFFLLSTARPFICRADCPSCVPLWVERTLLWLGYANSLLNPFIYAFFNRDLRTTYSNLLRCRYRNINRKLSAVGMQQALKRMDKTDSVI; the protein is encoded by the exons ATGTTCGTGGATGCAGATGGAACTTTCAACAAcagcaacatgaaatcttatgCGATGGAGAAAGTGAAAGAGCCCGGTGCAACAAATATGATTTCGGAGGCTCTCGTTGCACACTTGCTGAAGATTGCGCAAGAGGCGGCGGAGGCAGTAACCGCCACTTCGCAGTCTTCAACTCTGCTGATGGAGAATAGCACTCGGTGTGGGGAGCAAATTCTGAACTACGACAAGGTGGAGAAGGTATTTATTGGagggatcctcaccatgctcacgCTGTTTACTATCTGCGGGAACTTGCTGGTGGTGATTTCGGTGTGCTTCGTGAAAAAGTTGCGGCAGCCGTCCAACTATCTGATCGTGTCTCTGGCGGTTGCCGACCTTTCAATCGCCCTGGCAGTTATGCCGTTTGTCAGTATAACGGACCTTATTGGGGGGCAATGGGTTTTTGGCCAAGTCttctgcaatgtttttattgccATGGACGTAATGTGCTGCACCGCATCCATAATGACGTTGTGCGTAATTAGCATAGACAG GTACCTGGGCATAACCAAGCCTCTGACCTACCCTGTGAGACAGAATGGCTGTTGCATGGCCAAGATGGTGGTGTGCGTGTGGCTCCTCTCCGCCTCCATCACCTTGCCCCCCCTCTTCGGCTGGGCCCAGAACGTAAACGACAACAAGGTGTGTCTGATCAGCCAGGACTTTGGTTACACCATCTACTCCACCTCAGTGGCGTTCTACATCCCCGTATCCGTCATGCTCATTATGTACTACCGTATCTACCACGCCGCCAAGCTCAGCGCCGCCAAGCACACCATCACGGGCTTCCCGCGGGTCGGGGAGGAGGAGGCgcggggggaagaggaggaagccatggaggaacaggaggaggaagaggacagcGTGGACTGTGTGTCGGCCGCCCTGAGGCTCCACagggaggtggaggagtgcaCGCGATTCTCGCGCCTCATGAGAAGCAACAGGAGGAACATGTCCATCTTCAAGCGTGAGCAGAAGGCAGCAGCCACCCTGGGGATTGTGGTAGGGGCCTTCAGTGTCTGCTGGATGCCTTTCTTCTTACTGTCCACGGCCAGACCCTTCATCTGCAGGGCGGACTGCCCTAGCTGTGTGCCCTTGTGGGTGGAGAGGACCCTGTTGTGGCTGGGCTACGCCAACTCCCTCCTCAACCCTTTCATCTACGCCTTCTTCAACAGGGACCTGAGGAccacctacagtaacctgctgcgCTGCCGTTACCGCAATATCAACCGCAAGTTGTCTGCCGTCGGCATGCAACAAGCCCTCAAACGGATGGATAAGACAGACTCTGTTATCTAA